The genomic DNA TAATTTCTTCATCACCTGCTGTAAATATCATGGAGACAATATAGTCTACGCCATTAAATTGCGTTTCAGAATCCAACATACTAATCAAGCCTGAGGGTATGGTCACATCAAAACTGTCCATTGCTCCACTGTAGTACTGAGCGCTTAAAGTATTGGTGTCAAAATCAGTATAAGTTATTTGCTGATACGTAGGATCACTGCTTTGGCATGTGGGTTCTGCTCCAAAACCAATTCCTGGATCTAAACAAGCAACGATACTCAAAGATACCAATCTGCCTTGGGCATCTACATCACTGATCCATGGCGTTAAACTCACCGTATTATTCATACTTGCATCAACTTCAGGTTGATCAACAATCACTGCCATTAATCTAAATTCACCTAAATTAAAAAAATCAACCTGTACCCTGTCACACGCAAGCAAAAAACAAACACATAGCATTAAAGTATATCTCATTTTATACATATTAAAACTCTCCTTTTATACCAAAGGTTGGTAACACTGGAATACCAGCATCAACTTCTCTTGATGAATAGTCAAAACTGTAATCATAATCAAAACCATTTTTACGATTGGTCACATTTAAAATATCAATATACAAAGACATAATCCATCTATCAAACCGCCATTTTCTATCTGCTCTTAAGTCAAGTTGCATCGTGTCCGGTATACGCTCTGAGTTTTCTACGCCTTCAATAGGGATATAGATATCATTATCTAAATCATAGTAGGCATCAATAATAGGTGTATGTCTTGCTCCAGAGACATACCTAAACCGTGCTGAAAGCTCCCAATTATTTAAATAAACTCTAGTACGCATATTTAAATTATGTCTTTGATCACCATTGGTTGGTCTAAACGCTTCTCCTTCTTCTTTCCTCTCACTCCATAACAAAGTATAAGATAAAGCTGATTCAAATTTTTTATGTTTATAATTTAATGACCATTGCGAGCCTGCTGCATAACCTTCCCCGTCATTACTGTACCTTAAAGGCTCCAAAACACCATTACGATCAACCAACTCATTGGTATCCACAACAACATTTTTTATATCTCTATAAAACACTGTCATATCTCCAAAAAAACCTGTGGCTTTATCTACTCGAGTATCAAACAATGCACCCAAAGCATAATGAATGGACTCAACATCTTTTAAATTTGGATTTCCAAATGATTCTTCAAGTTCTGGAGGCTGCGGTGTCTGATAATAAAAACCACTGGCTGCGCGCAGTGTCCAAATAGGATTTAATTTTCTTCTTATTTCAATACGCGGAGAAATATGAAATTGATCGGTTAATTCAGAATAATCAAAACGAAAGTTTGGTGAGAACAACCACTTCTCATTCTCAGTGCTAAAATTAAATCTTGTATAAGCACCAAAGTCCCAAAACTTTTCATCGATTGTTTTTGTAATTACATCTCTTAATGCTTCTGGAACTGAATCATCTTCAGAGTTTGGAAAAGTTCCTGACGGAACATTTAAGTCTGCTTTAAAATGCGTAAATTGGGTATCAATACCAAAAATTGTATTAAACTGTTTATGCCAATGATGTTGCCATTCACCTCTAATGGTCGGTGAGTAATTGGTGGCATCAAAAAAATAATCATCTATTTGTTGATTGATAAAATCTAAACCATGTGCAGTAGATAAAGATACTGAATTTCTCTCTCCATAATGATACCGAATGCGTGGGATAATCCGATAAAATGCAGTTTTAAATTTCACATCTCCTCTTAAATCAGGGTCTTCATTGTCTTTGATTCTAAACCTTAAAACATCTTGTGCACCCATACCCAATAGATCAAAGGTCCATTGTTCATTGATTTTCCACTGATAGTTGGCGTGTAAATCAAAAAACTGCGGAACCGTATTAAACTGAACATTGTCATCATCACTGGTCACCAAGTTAAAAATTGGCCCAATGTAACTGACTCTTCCCCCTAACCAAAATGAATGTTTTTTTTCTTTATCCAAAGGACCTTGCACCAAGGCTCCAGCATTTAAAAGATCTACGTAAGCCATACCATGCATACGGTCTAACTTTGGATCTCTGGTGGTTAAGTTAATATTCCCACCTACAGTGCGTCCATATTCACTGCCAAAACCTGCTGTTAATAGATCCACAGATTGAATAGCTTCAGGAACAAATACAGAAGAAAAACCCAAGCTATGAAAAATCAATGGAATTTGATGGCCATTAACATAAAAGCGTGTATCTTCAGGGTCTGCACCTTGTAAAATAATACCCCCTTGATCTGAAAAGCCACTAAATCCAGGCTCATTTTCTAAAGCCACAATAGGATCACCTCTTGAACCAATGGCTTTGATAAATTTATCCTGATCTATAGTTCTTTTTGAACCATCACGTTTATTGGCATCTGTCGTTACAACTGTTTTATAAACATTATCTGATAATGGATTAATGTAGAGCGTAAAGCTATTTTGACTGCTTTTGTTTAGGCTTTTTTTTATGTCTAACCTTTCATAACCAGAAATATTGACAACCCATGTTTGCTCTTTACAGGCTAAGTTATTAAAAGTAACTTTACCCTCTTTATCAGAAATCTGTTTGATTCCGTCAGGAAGTAAATACATATTGCTTTGCTCTAAAATTTTACGTGTGCCTTTTTCTTTTAAAATAAATGTTGCTGCACAGTCTAACGGTTCATTTTCCTCTTGATCGTTTAAATCAATATCTTTTAATTCTTTATCCTCATCAGTTGTTTGGCTATTTTCTTCAATATTATTTTGATCATCACTGACTGTACTTTCTATAACATCATCAACTTTTTCTATGCTTACTTCTGTTTGTTGCTGTGCTTGTGCAAAAACACTGAAAGCAATGAGCAAGCAAGCACTAAAAAAATTAAGCATTAATCTTAAATTCAACATAATATCTAATCTCCACAGCTACAGTTTTATCAGCAATTTTGGCTGGTTTAAATTTATATTGTTTTACAGCATCCAATGCTGCTTTGCCTAACCCCATCCCAGGATCTTCAATCAATACAGCGCTTCTAACAATTCCTTTTTCATCAATCAAAATATTAATTGCTACTGATGTTTCAAAATTATTGTTTTTTGCTTCTTGAGGATATTGAGGAATCACTTCCTCAAGTAAGACAGGCATTTGTGTCACCATATACTCTGGTTTAGGTACAGGTAAAGGATCATCATTTTCTGCAATTTCATTGTCTTGCTCTTTTAAAACTGTATTACCTTTTTTAATCGCAACACCTTCACTAGAGCTATCATTAAGCAATGTGTTTTTTTGTAGGCCAAACACTTTTTTTGCAGGTTCTTTAGAAACTTCTTTCTGTTTTTGATTTTGTTGTTTAACTGCATTTACTTCTTGCTCTTCTATTTTGATAATTTTTTTATCTTTTGGAATGGTTTTTTCTATCACTTGAAATTCAATCTTATTTAAGCCTGAACGATTTATCTTATTCTGTGAAACAAGAGTAAAAACCACTGGCCCAATAAACAAAAAATGGAACAATAATGATTTTTTTAACGCTTCATTCATTTTATTCCTGTTTAATGACTTGAAATGCAAATTGAATAATGCCTATTTGCCGTAAACTATCCATGGCCATGACAACAGCTTCGTGTTTTGAATCTAAGTCAGCTGCAAAAATAACCTGAACATCCTTAGACTGTTCAAACGCTTTTTGAGCCTGTTCTTTTATTTCTTGTAGGGTCATCAACTTTCCGTTGAGTAGATACTGATTATTGGCCGTAATACCCACTGACAAAGTTGTTTTAGCAATTGCGTCAGCACTAGACGTTTTGGGTAAATTAACTTCTAAAGCTTGCTGCACCATCATGGGGGCGGTTACCATAAAAATAACCAATAAAACCAAAACTACATCCACAAAAGGTGTAATGTTGATTTCAAATAAACCTTCATTGTTGTCGTTTATCTGCATTGCCATAGCAATTTAGTCCTGTAAATTTTGATAGGTATTCTTCATGGCAACAAGCCGCTCTAAAACAAAATTCATTTTTTGTTTAAAATAATTAAAAGCAATCACCGCAGGAATGGCTACCAATAAACCTACTGCGGTCAGAATAAGTGCCTCAGCCAGAAGAAACATTATTTTATTGGTGTTTTGTGAATTAAGCGCTAAATCACCAAAAGCATTAATAATTCCTAATACTGTTCCAAACAAACCAATAAACGGTGCAGTTGCCCCTAAGGTTCCTAAAACAGAAAGACCTTTGTTCATGCTTGGTTTTTCTTGCAGCGTAAATGTTTCAAAGGCTTTTTCTATTTTATTCTCTTTTTTTTCCTCAGAGATAAATACATAAGCTTTATGCCAAAGTTTATTTGAATGTTTAACTCCTTCATGATCAAGTTTCATAAATTCATTATTCCACTCACCACTGGGTAAATCTTTAAGAATATTCGTAAAATATTTTTTACGATCAAACATAATTGCAATTGACCAAACCGATAAAACAAACAATACAAGCAATACACCTCTAGCCAACCATTCAATAATTATCATCCATACTGGCATAATCTATGTAACTCCTTCTTAAATATTGCGGGTTATTAAAATTCAAAACCCTTATATTTTTTATGATCTATGTATTATATTATTCCATGGAGAATTCAAGTCTCTTAAATTATCTTTGTTTAATTGATTTGGCCCAAAAATTTTATCAGGGTTAAATAGATCTTGTGGATCAAACAATTGTTTGATTGTTTTATACAAAGGTAAGAGTTCTTTTTGATATTCAACAACATACGGTGCTCTTAATAAACCGTCACCATGTTCACCAGAAATACTTCCTTGATAAGCATCAACCAAAGCATAAACATCCTGCATAAGCTTATTTAAATATATATCAATATCATCCCCTACTTTAATCCATGGATTCACATGAATATGTCCCATACCAATATGTCCAAAAATTGGTCCCAGACAGTCATGTTTTTGTAAAATTTTTTTAAGATCAATAATATAATTTTTTAAAGACTCAACTGGAACCACTGTATCTTCTATACAGCGTAAGGGTTTTCTATTTTTATTGTGTTGATGCAAAATCGGTGACGCTTGTTTGCGCATACTCCAAAACTGATCAATATCATGTGCATTATCTGTTTCATAAACCAGATCAAAATTTTTATCTTCTTGTGTTTGAACTCTTGCTTTTGTTTCCCACTGTGCGCACAGTATTGCATTATTTTCACCTTTAATCATTGCTTTAAAAAAACTGTATTGACTAGATAATGCTTTTAGCAACCAAGAGTCCAATAACTCTAGCGCATCCGGCTGGTAGTCATTGAGTATTGTATTAACGGAAGCTGCGGCTTCTTCAATAGTTTTAAAGCAAAATATTCTTAAATATTGTTTTTGAGGTAATGGAACTGTTTTTAACTGTAAACGTGTTACAAAACCCAAAGTTCCTTCAGTTCCAGCAAAAAATTTTTCTATGGACGGTGGGTCTGTCAACAGTGCATTAAAGTTATAACCACTTGAGTTTTTTTTAAGTTGCCTAAGGTTTATATTGTTTTGCTTAAAAAACTGAACCGTTTGTTTTACAAGATTTAAAAAAACATCTTCTTGTGAGTGGCTGTTTACTATTCTTAAGTCATTTAACAGTAAATCAAAAGACTGTACGTGATCTTTAGTACTTCCATATTTTAAACCGAAAGGTCCCGCGGCATTACAAGCAAACATCCCGCCAAGTGTACAATAATCAGAAGACCCTGGGTCAGGTGCAAATTTTCTAGAGTATGGTTTTAAATATTCATTCAATTGCTTTAGCGTAACACCAGGTTCTACCCAAACATAATCATTACTTTCATCAAAAGAAGAAATTTTATTCATAAAACGACTACAATCAACGATCAAACCTTTGCCTATGGCTTGTCCTGCCACACCAGAGCCTGCTCCTCTGGGAGTTAAACTTATTTGATTGTTTTGACAAAACTCAACAATAAGCTTTAGATCCTGACTGTGTTTTGGATAGGCAAGCGCTTGAGGCTTTATAGAAAAAATAGATTGATCTAAGGCATAGTCTTGTAAAATTTTCCCACTCCAAAACAATTCACCTTCTAAAGTTTTTTGTAATTGTTCCCAATGAATACTTAGGGTCATAGATCTTGTTCAATTAATTTAGATTGGCTTTGATCATGTTTTTTTATACGTTTAAGGAATTTTTCCTCTAACTGTTGCTGAAGTTCATGAACTTGCCAAGCTTCTTTATCAGGCACTGAAATTTTGCCACCAGCAATTAAAAGATGTCCTCCGCCGGTTCCTCCAAAACTTTTCATCAATGCTTTCATCAATTTTCCAGCATCTTTTCTGACATTGGTTGTTCTGATAGAACAGTGCAAGTTCCCTTGATACTGTCCTGTACACAAGGCCCAACTACAACCTTCAGCTCTTAAAATTAAATCAGCTACTTCTGGAACAATGTCTGGTGAGTCAACATCGGATAGATGACTGACCAAAGCACTGCCAACCCAATGTGCCTTTTGCAAGGCGTGCACTAAATCTTTAAAATATTGTCCTGAAACTCTAGGGTTTACAATTTTAGATAATAGTTTTTTATTAGCCAAAGGAAAAAGTTTTAAGTAACTCTCAATATCAACCGCATATGCTTCCCTACCCAGATCTTGAGTTTCTGATTTTATTCCATATAACAATGCAGTCGCTAAACTTTGATCAATTTGCAAGTCAAATTTGTCTAAATACTCACATAAAATACTCGCGGTAGCTCCATAGTCTAAGCGTATATCAACATAAGGAACATCTTTGGTTGCTTTAATTTTAGGATGATGATCAATGACCAAATCTGGAACAATGCCATCAGGGAGCGCATTGTTTCCGGTTGTGGGTTGGGT from Oligoflexia bacterium includes the following:
- a CDS encoding TonB-dependent receptor plug domain-containing protein, with the translated sequence MLNLRLMLNFFSACLLIAFSVFAQAQQQTEVSIEKVDDVIESTVSDDQNNIEENSQTTDEDKELKDIDLNDQEENEPLDCAATFILKEKGTRKILEQSNMYLLPDGIKQISDKEGKVTFNNLACKEQTWVVNISGYERLDIKKSLNKSSQNSFTLYINPLSDNVYKTVVTTDANKRDGSKRTIDQDKFIKAIGSRGDPIVALENEPGFSGFSDQGGIILQGADPEDTRFYVNGHQIPLIFHSLGFSSVFVPEAIQSVDLLTAGFGSEYGRTVGGNINLTTRDPKLDRMHGMAYVDLLNAGALVQGPLDKEKKHSFWLGGRVSYIGPIFNLVTSDDDNVQFNTVPQFFDLHANYQWKINEQWTFDLLGMGAQDVLRFRIKDNEDPDLRGDVKFKTAFYRIIPRIRYHYGERNSVSLSTAHGLDFINQQIDDYFFDATNYSPTIRGEWQHHWHKQFNTIFGIDTQFTHFKADLNVPSGTFPNSEDDSVPEALRDVITKTIDEKFWDFGAYTRFNFSTENEKWLFSPNFRFDYSELTDQFHISPRIEIRRKLNPIWTLRAASGFYYQTPQPPELEESFGNPNLKDVESIHYALGALFDTRVDKATGFFGDMTVFYRDIKNVVVDTNELVDRNGVLEPLRYSNDGEGYAAGSQWSLNYKHKKFESALSYTLLWSERKEEGEAFRPTNGDQRHNLNMRTRVYLNNWELSARFRYVSGARHTPIIDAYYDLDNDIYIPIEGVENSERIPDTMQLDLRADRKWRFDRWIMSLYIDILNVTNRKNGFDYDYSFDYSSREVDAGIPVLPTFGIKGEF
- a CDS encoding TonB family protein, giving the protein MNEALKKSLLFHFLFIGPVVFTLVSQNKINRSGLNKIEFQVIEKTIPKDKKIIKIEEQEVNAVKQQNQKQKEVSKEPAKKVFGLQKNTLLNDSSSEGVAIKKGNTVLKEQDNEIAENDDPLPVPKPEYMVTQMPVLLEEVIPQYPQEAKNNNFETSVAINILIDEKGIVRSAVLIEDPGMGLGKAALDAVKQYKFKPAKIADKTVAVEIRYYVEFKINA
- a CDS encoding biopolymer transporter ExbD — translated: MAMQINDNNEGLFEINITPFVDVVLVLLVIFMVTAPMMVQQALEVNLPKTSSADAIAKTTLSVGITANNQYLLNGKLMTLQEIKEQAQKAFEQSKDVQVIFAADLDSKHEAVVMAMDSLRQIGIIQFAFQVIKQE
- a CDS encoding MotA/TolQ/ExbB proton channel family protein, which codes for MPVWMIIIEWLARGVLLVLFVLSVWSIAIMFDRKKYFTNILKDLPSGEWNNEFMKLDHEGVKHSNKLWHKAYVFISEEKKENKIEKAFETFTLQEKPSMNKGLSVLGTLGATAPFIGLFGTVLGIINAFGDLALNSQNTNKIMFLLAEALILTAVGLLVAIPAVIAFNYFKQKMNFVLERLVAMKNTYQNLQD
- a CDS encoding FAD-binding oxidoreductase, which codes for MTLSIHWEQLQKTLEGELFWSGKILQDYALDQSIFSIKPQALAYPKHSQDLKLIVEFCQNNQISLTPRGAGSGVAGQAIGKGLIVDCSRFMNKISSFDESNDYVWVEPGVTLKQLNEYLKPYSRKFAPDPGSSDYCTLGGMFACNAAGPFGLKYGSTKDHVQSFDLLLNDLRIVNSHSQEDVFLNLVKQTVQFFKQNNINLRQLKKNSSGYNFNALLTDPPSIEKFFAGTEGTLGFVTRLQLKTVPLPQKQYLRIFCFKTIEEAAASVNTILNDYQPDALELLDSWLLKALSSQYSFFKAMIKGENNAILCAQWETKARVQTQEDKNFDLVYETDNAHDIDQFWSMRKQASPILHQHNKNRKPLRCIEDTVVPVESLKNYIIDLKKILQKHDCLGPIFGHIGMGHIHVNPWIKVGDDIDIYLNKLMQDVYALVDAYQGSISGEHGDGLLRAPYVVEYQKELLPLYKTIKQLFDPQDLFNPDKIFGPNQLNKDNLRDLNSPWNNIIHRS
- a CDS encoding DHH family phosphoesterase, translated to MSNTFSKIELSILERFFDDFPQGGKLLILTHDHPDPDSISSAAALAHIAQVLGKAKTTIAYGGIIGRAENAHMVKYLKLKLIPVDKVKFSKYDKIAMCDTQPTTGNNALPDGIVPDLVIDHHPKIKATKDVPYVDIRLDYGATASILCEYLDKFDLQIDQSLATALLYGIKSETQDLGREAYAVDIESYLKLFPLANKKLLSKIVNPRVSGQYFKDLVHALQKAHWVGSALVSHLSDVDSPDIVPEVADLILRAEGCSWALCTGQYQGNLHCSIRTTNVRKDAGKLMKALMKSFGGTGGGHLLIAGGKISVPDKEAWQVHELQQQLEEKFLKRIKKHDQSQSKLIEQDL